From a region of the Bradyrhizobium manausense genome:
- a CDS encoding pyridoxal-phosphate-dependent aminotransferase family protein, whose protein sequence is MHQGRHFLQIPGPSPVPDRVLRAMDMPVIDHRSAEFGALGRTVLEGSQRIFQTKGPVIIFPSSGTGAWEAAIVNTLSPGDKVLMVETGHFATLWRQMAGRFGIEVDFVPGDWRRGADPDVIEARLTGDKARAIKAVMVVHNETSTGATSRIAEIRAAIDRASHPALLMVDTISSLGSVDYRHDEWKVDVSVSCSQKGFMLPPGLGFNAISEKARAAAKTNKMPRSYFDWEEMLKPNANGFFPYTPATNLLYGLREAIAMLLEEGLDNVFARHQRLAAATRAAVNHWGLEVLCQESSEFSPVLTAVLMPPGHDADQFRKIVLENYNMSLGSGLSRVAGKVFRIGHLGECNALTLLGALTGVEMGLSVAGVPHRSGGVDVAMKLLEQRPQGNASPHLKVVGT, encoded by the coding sequence ATGCATCAGGGACGCCATTTCCTTCAAATTCCGGGCCCGAGCCCGGTCCCGGATCGCGTCCTGCGCGCCATGGACATGCCTGTGATCGACCACCGGAGCGCCGAATTCGGCGCGCTCGGCCGGACCGTGCTCGAAGGCAGCCAGAGAATTTTCCAGACCAAGGGGCCAGTCATCATCTTCCCCTCGTCAGGGACGGGCGCCTGGGAGGCCGCGATCGTCAACACGCTGTCGCCGGGCGACAAGGTGCTGATGGTCGAGACCGGCCATTTCGCCACGCTGTGGCGGCAGATGGCGGGCCGCTTCGGCATCGAGGTCGATTTCGTGCCCGGTGATTGGCGCCGCGGCGCCGATCCTGATGTGATCGAGGCCAGGCTCACCGGGGATAAGGCGCGCGCCATCAAGGCCGTCATGGTCGTGCACAACGAGACCTCGACCGGCGCGACCAGCCGCATCGCCGAGATTCGTGCTGCGATCGACCGCGCCTCGCATCCGGCCCTGCTGATGGTCGACACCATCTCCTCGCTCGGCTCGGTCGACTACCGCCATGACGAGTGGAAGGTCGATGTCAGTGTCAGCTGCTCGCAGAAGGGCTTCATGCTGCCGCCGGGCCTCGGCTTCAACGCGATCTCGGAGAAGGCGCGTGCGGCTGCCAAGACCAACAAGATGCCACGCTCCTATTTCGACTGGGAGGAGATGCTCAAGCCGAACGCCAACGGCTTCTTCCCCTACACGCCGGCGACGAACCTGCTCTACGGCCTGCGCGAGGCGATCGCGATGCTGCTGGAGGAGGGGCTCGACAACGTGTTCGCCCGGCATCAGCGGCTCGCCGCCGCGACGCGCGCCGCCGTCAATCATTGGGGCCTCGAAGTGCTCTGCCAGGAGTCGTCGGAATTCTCGCCGGTGCTGACAGCGGTGCTGATGCCGCCCGGCCATGATGCCGATCAGTTCCGCAAGATCGTGCTCGAGAATTACAACATGTCGCTCGGCTCGGGCCTGTCGAGGGTCGCCGGAAAGGTCTTCCGCATCGGCCACCTCGGCGAGTGCAATGCGCTGACCCTGCTCGGTGCGCTGACCGGCGTGGAGATGGGCCTGTCGGTCGCCGGCGTGCCGCACCGCTCCGGCGGCGTCGATGTCGCGATGAAGCTCCTGGAGCAGCGCCCGCAAGGCAACGCATCGCCGCATCTGAAAGTGGTCGGCACTTGA
- a CDS encoding GntR family transcriptional regulator, whose product MKSTIPDTGVPITPSAANGGDRESASLHGEILLRLRDYVVEGHIPDGARVPERQLCEMLGISRTPLREALKVLAAEGLIELLPNRGARVRRLSQRDLEELFDVMAGLESLAGRLACEAITDEEITAIEQLHYEMYGHYLHRDMHGYFQTNQRIHESIVAAARNETLKTAYANFAGRIRRVRYSANFARKRQRWAEAMREHEAILDALRRRAASELSDILFQHLRNKRAAAIEHLAEPPQDAPAAP is encoded by the coding sequence ATGAAATCCACGATTCCCGACACCGGGGTTCCCATTACCCCATCCGCCGCAAATGGCGGCGACCGCGAGTCAGCGTCGCTCCATGGCGAGATCCTGCTGCGGCTGCGCGACTATGTCGTGGAAGGCCATATTCCCGATGGCGCGCGCGTTCCCGAGCGCCAGCTCTGCGAGATGCTCGGCATCTCCCGCACGCCGCTGCGCGAGGCGCTGAAGGTTCTCGCCGCCGAGGGCCTGATCGAATTGCTGCCGAACCGCGGCGCCCGCGTGCGCCGGCTCAGTCAGCGCGACCTGGAAGAGCTGTTCGACGTGATGGCGGGCCTCGAGAGCCTCGCCGGACGCCTTGCCTGCGAGGCTATTACGGATGAGGAAATCACCGCGATCGAGCAGCTGCATTACGAGATGTACGGCCACTATCTGCATCGCGACATGCACGGCTATTTCCAGACCAACCAGCGCATCCACGAGAGCATCGTCGCGGCCGCACGCAACGAGACGCTGAAGACGGCCTACGCCAACTTCGCCGGCCGGATCCGCCGGGTCCGCTATTCCGCCAATTTCGCCCGCAAGCGGCAGCGCTGGGCGGAGGCGATGCGCGAGCACGAGGCGATCCTGGACGCCCTCCGCCGCCGCGCGGCCAGCGAGCTGAGCGATATCCTGTTCCAGCACCTGCGCAACAAGCGGGCGGCGGCGATCGAACACCTCGCCGAGCCCCCACAGGACGCGCCGGCGGCGCCCTGA